The proteins below come from a single Streptococcus porcinus genomic window:
- a CDS encoding DUF4651 domain-containing protein, with product MNKKRMKNLSGLVGISTIAVLGLALKNKYEDYQRAKRTADLRCFFSDMGQIDVLYFNAAESEKDCHKGGVVFSDGRAYRFSYCKGDIVYEEEKHA from the coding sequence ATGAACAAAAAAAGAATGAAAAACCTTTCAGGGCTTGTCGGTATTTCGACGATAGCTGTCCTAGGCTTAGCCTTAAAAAACAAATACGAGGATTATCAAAGAGCCAAGAGGACAGCTGACTTACGTTGCTTTTTCTCTGATATGGGACAGATTGATGTCCTCTATTTCAATGCAGCTGAATCTGAAAAAGATTGTCATAAGGGCGGTGTCGTTTTTTCTGATGGCAGAGCTTATCGCTTTAGTTACTGTAAAGGTGACATTGTTTATGAGGAGGAGAAGCATGCTTAG
- the hslO gene encoding Hsp33 family molecular chaperone HslO — MDKLIKSLSQSGSFRAFVLDSTETVKSAQEKHGTLSSSTVALGRTLIANQILAANQKGDSKVTVKVIGDSSFGHIISVADTKGHVKGYIQNTGVDIKKTATGEVLVGPFMGNGHFVSIVDYGTGNPYTSTTPLISGEIGEDFAYFLTESEQTPSAVGLNVLLDEEDKVKVAGGFMLQVLPGASQEEITRYEKRLQEMPAISSLLTSEDHIQALLDALYGDEPYKRLSEEPLSFQCDCSRQRFESALRTLPDSDLQDMIDQDHGAEIVCQFCQTIYQFNEQDLKGIINDKA, encoded by the coding sequence ATGGATAAATTGATTAAATCACTCTCACAATCTGGCTCTTTTAGAGCCTTTGTGCTTGATAGTACAGAAACCGTTAAAAGTGCACAAGAAAAACACGGCACCCTATCATCATCGACAGTGGCGCTTGGTCGCACCTTGATTGCCAACCAAATCTTAGCTGCTAACCAAAAAGGAGACAGTAAAGTTACCGTCAAAGTGATTGGTGACTCTTCTTTTGGTCATATCATTTCCGTTGCTGACACTAAAGGTCATGTCAAGGGATACATTCAAAACACTGGCGTTGACATTAAAAAAACAGCCACTGGTGAAGTTCTAGTTGGCCCTTTTATGGGCAATGGCCACTTTGTCTCGATTGTCGATTATGGAACAGGTAATCCCTACACCTCAACTACACCCTTGATTTCTGGCGAAATCGGTGAAGATTTCGCCTATTTCTTAACCGAGTCGGAGCAAACACCTTCTGCTGTTGGTTTGAACGTTCTCCTTGATGAGGAAGATAAGGTTAAAGTTGCTGGCGGCTTCATGCTACAGGTTTTACCTGGGGCTAGCCAAGAGGAAATCACACGTTACGAAAAGAGGCTCCAAGAAATGCCTGCCATCTCAAGTCTTCTGACCTCAGAAGACCATATCCAAGCCCTCTTAGATGCTCTCTATGGCGATGAGCCTTATAAGCGACTCTCTGAAGAACCTTTAAGCTTCCAGTGTGATTGCTCGAGACAACGTTTTGAGTCGGCCCTCAGAACTTTACCTGATAGTGATCTACAAGATATGATTGATCAGGATCATGGTGCCGAAATCGTCTGCCAGTTCTGTCAAACAATCTACCAGTTTAACGAGCAAGATTTGAAAGGGATTATCAATGACAAAGCTTAA
- a CDS encoding ABC transporter substrate-binding protein → MNRLSKLIVLTLASLLLVACRSTGGNRHTSKQTVTVGILQYMEHDSLTAARKGFEAELKKEGYTQGKNLKIVYQNAQGDQANLQTISEQLLKKSDLVLAIATPAAQALATASTDTPIVFTAVTDPLSADLVKSLKKPGGLITGTSDQAPIAKQVALLKEALPKAREVGILYTSSERNSEVQVKEAEKELKKAGYRVSKKGISSSNEVQDATNSLMRTADALFVPTDNTVASTMSMIGQLSVEHQVPVIGGSTDMVDAGGLLTYGTNYSQLGRQVGRQAVTILKGQNPATTPVELPKRLDLHVNRQQAQKLGIDLSRLSLK, encoded by the coding sequence ATGAACAGATTAAGCAAATTAATAGTACTAACCTTAGCCAGTCTCCTTTTGGTTGCTTGTCGATCGACCGGGGGAAATCGCCACACCTCAAAGCAGACTGTAACAGTTGGAATCTTACAATATATGGAACATGACTCTCTTACTGCAGCTCGGAAAGGCTTTGAAGCAGAGCTTAAAAAAGAAGGCTATACCCAAGGTAAAAACTTAAAAATAGTCTATCAAAATGCCCAGGGAGATCAGGCTAATTTACAAACTATTTCAGAACAACTGCTTAAAAAAAGTGATTTGGTGTTAGCTATTGCGACACCAGCAGCTCAGGCTTTAGCCACAGCTTCAACGGATACACCAATTGTCTTTACAGCAGTGACGGATCCCTTGTCGGCAGATTTGGTTAAGAGTCTAAAAAAACCTGGTGGCTTGATAACAGGAACAAGCGACCAGGCCCCTATTGCCAAACAAGTGGCGCTTTTAAAAGAAGCCCTACCAAAAGCCAGAGAAGTAGGAATCCTCTATACTAGCAGTGAGAGAAATTCAGAAGTACAGGTTAAGGAAGCAGAAAAGGAACTGAAAAAAGCAGGTTACAGAGTCAGTAAAAAAGGCATCTCATCAAGCAATGAGGTGCAAGATGCAACTAACAGTTTGATGCGGACGGCTGATGCTCTCTTTGTTCCGACAGATAATACTGTTGCATCAACGATGTCGATGATTGGTCAGTTGTCTGTTGAGCATCAGGTACCAGTCATTGGTGGCTCGACAGATATGGTTGATGCTGGCGGGCTCTTAACCTATGGTACCAATTATAGTCAGTTAGGCAGACAAGTTGGAAGGCAGGCAGTGACTATTTTAAAAGGGCAGAATCCGGCGACGACACCAGTTGAACTGCCAAAAAGGCTAGATTTGCATGTTAATAGACAGCAGGCTCAAAAACTAGGGATTGATCTTTCCCGTCTATCACTGAAGTAA
- a CDS encoding deoxynucleoside kinase translates to MLIVLAGTIGAGKSSLAAALGDYLGTDVFYEAVDNNPVLDLYYQDPQKYAFLLQIFFLNKRFKSIKEAYKADNNVLDRSIFEDELFLKLNYKNGNVTKAELDIYQELLANMLEELEGMPKKRPDLLIYIDVSFEKMLERIAKRGRSFEQVDDNPGLEEYYYQVHEEYPTWYEEYDVSPKMRIDGDALDFVQNPEDLTTVLQMIDKKLKTLDLL, encoded by the coding sequence ATGTTGATTGTACTAGCTGGAACTATTGGAGCAGGGAAGAGCTCTCTTGCTGCTGCTCTTGGAGACTATTTGGGGACTGATGTTTTTTATGAAGCTGTTGACAACAACCCCGTTCTTGATCTCTACTATCAAGACCCTCAAAAATATGCCTTTTTACTCCAAATTTTCTTTTTAAACAAACGTTTCAAATCCATTAAAGAAGCCTATAAAGCTGATAATAATGTTCTAGACCGTTCCATTTTTGAAGACGAGCTCTTTCTCAAACTCAATTATAAAAATGGTAACGTCACCAAAGCAGAACTTGACATCTACCAAGAACTGCTGGCTAACATGCTAGAAGAATTAGAAGGCATGCCTAAAAAACGGCCTGATTTATTGATTTATATTGACGTTTCCTTTGAGAAAATGTTAGAACGCATTGCTAAACGGGGACGCTCTTTTGAGCAAGTTGATGACAACCCTGGACTAGAAGAATACTACTACCAAGTCCACGAAGAATACCCGACCTGGTATGAAGAATACGACGTCTCACCGAAAATGAGAATTGACGGAGATGCTCTAGACTTCGTCCAGAACCCAGAAGACTTAACCACAGTCCTCCAAATGATTGATAAAAAACTTAAAACATTAGATTTATTATAG
- the ytpR gene encoding YtpR family tRNA-binding protein, translating into MIFAYNKEQVGDVLMVILEDTKPTKRQVERKGKVARVFAQEDGRTLAWNIFQVSTLFAVKGNGQVFLSDSDIKNLNAELAKEGFAEELTASQEPVFVVGQIQELVAHPDSDHLNICQVAIGSDKSVQIVAGAPNAAVGLKTIVALPGAMMPSGSLIFPGKLRGVDSYGMMCSPRELALPNAPQKRGIIELDQSALVGEAFDPAKHWRG; encoded by the coding sequence ATGATTTTTGCATATAATAAAGAACAAGTCGGCGATGTTTTGATGGTTATTCTTGAGGATACTAAGCCAACCAAACGTCAAGTGGAACGTAAAGGGAAAGTAGCGCGAGTTTTCGCCCAAGAAGATGGTAGAACCTTAGCTTGGAATATTTTCCAAGTTTCCACACTGTTTGCAGTTAAAGGCAATGGCCAGGTCTTCTTATCAGATTCAGACATTAAAAATCTAAATGCAGAACTAGCTAAAGAGGGCTTCGCTGAAGAATTAACAGCCAGTCAAGAACCGGTCTTTGTCGTTGGTCAAATCCAAGAGCTGGTGGCCCACCCAGACAGTGATCACCTCAATATCTGTCAAGTTGCCATTGGATCAGATAAAAGTGTTCAAATTGTTGCTGGTGCCCCTAATGCTGCTGTTGGTTTAAAAACGATTGTGGCTCTTCCTGGAGCAATGATGCCAAGTGGTAGCCTTATATTTCCAGGGAAGCTCCGCGGAGTAGATTCTTACGGGATGATGTGCTCTCCACGTGAATTAGCCCTTCCGAACGCTCCGCAAAAACGTGGTATCATTGAATTAGATCAGTCAGCACTTGTCGGGGAAGCTTTTGACCCAGCTAAGCATTGGCGTGGATAA
- the pepA gene encoding glutamyl aminopeptidase, translating to MTDLFNKIKEVTELDGIAGYEHNVRDFLRQKMTPLVDRVETDGLGGIFGIKESQAENAPRILVAAHMDEVGFMVSHINDNGSLSVVEIGGWNPLVVSSQRFTLYTREGKAIPVISGSVPPHFLRHTSGGPSLPKIEDITFDAGFTDKAEALSYGLTPGDIIVPQSETILTANQKNIISKAWDNRYGVLMVTELLEAVKDQVLKNTLIAGANVQEEVGLRGAHVSTTKFDPELFFAVDCSPAGDINGNQGAIGGGTLLRFYDPGHIMLKDMRDFLLTTAEEAGVKFQYYCAKGGTDAGAAHLKNQGVPSTTIGVCARYIHSHQSLYAMDDFLEAQAYLQAIVKKLDRSTVDLIKKY from the coding sequence ATGACAGATTTATTTAACAAAATTAAAGAAGTAACAGAATTAGACGGTATCGCTGGTTACGAACATAATGTCCGTGACTTTCTTCGCCAAAAGATGACACCACTTGTTGACCGGGTAGAAACCGACGGTCTTGGTGGCATTTTCGGCATTAAAGAAAGTCAAGCTGAAAATGCACCCCGCATTCTGGTGGCTGCTCACATGGACGAAGTCGGCTTTATGGTAAGTCACATCAATGACAATGGGAGTCTATCTGTTGTTGAAATCGGTGGCTGGAACCCTCTAGTTGTTAGCTCTCAACGCTTCACCCTTTATACTCGTGAAGGCAAGGCTATCCCCGTTATTTCAGGATCTGTTCCCCCACATTTCCTCCGTCACACTAGTGGTGGTCCAAGTTTACCAAAGATTGAAGATATTACCTTTGATGCTGGTTTTACAGATAAAGCCGAGGCTCTAAGCTATGGTTTAACCCCAGGCGACATCATCGTTCCCCAATCAGAAACCATTTTAACAGCTAACCAAAAGAATATCATCTCAAAAGCCTGGGACAACCGCTATGGTGTCCTTATGGTCACTGAGCTGCTAGAGGCTGTCAAAGACCAAGTCCTTAAAAATACCCTTATTGCAGGAGCTAATGTCCAAGAAGAAGTTGGATTACGTGGAGCACATGTTTCCACTACTAAATTTGATCCTGAACTTTTCTTTGCCGTTGACTGCTCCCCTGCAGGTGATATCAATGGTAATCAGGGGGCAATAGGTGGTGGCACGCTCCTTCGTTTTTATGACCCAGGGCATATCATGCTTAAAGATATGCGTGACTTCTTGCTGACAACTGCCGAAGAAGCTGGCGTTAAATTCCAATATTACTGCGCCAAAGGTGGAACAGATGCTGGAGCGGCACACCTGAAAAATCAAGGTGTCCCATCAACAACCATCGGCGTTTGTGCCCGCTATATTCACTCGCATCAAAGTCTCTATGCTATGGATGATTTCCTAGAAGCACAAGCATACCTTCAAGCCATCGTTAAAAAACTTGATCGTTCGACGGTTGATCTCATCAAAAAATACTAG
- a CDS encoding ABC transporter permease, whose product MALILSSLSQGLLWSVLAIGVYITFRILDSADLTTEGSYPLGAAICATGIVSGLDPLLATLLAFTGGLLAGLVSGLIHTKLKIPALLTGIITLTALYSINLKILGKANVALLGQKTLVSELYDLGFTKIASVMIIGVISVLILILLLTLLLKTQVGLALRSTGDNIPMSEANGINTDKMKILGYMISNGLIALCGALLCQNNGYADLNSGVGTIVIGLASIIIAEVVIRHLTIGWRLTSLVLGAIVYRLIILAILSIPGMDADLVKLFSAILLATVLFIPELQQKWKIRQPKLN is encoded by the coding sequence ATGGCACTCATTCTATCAAGTTTATCACAGGGGCTCTTATGGTCGGTGCTGGCTATTGGCGTCTACATTACTTTTCGCATTTTAGACAGTGCTGATTTAACTACTGAGGGCTCATATCCACTGGGAGCGGCTATCTGTGCGACAGGTATCGTTTCAGGTTTAGACCCACTTCTAGCAACACTTCTAGCTTTTACAGGAGGATTGTTAGCGGGTTTAGTTTCAGGCCTTATCCATACCAAATTGAAAATACCAGCCCTTTTGACAGGGATTATTACCTTAACAGCCTTGTATTCTATCAACTTAAAAATCCTTGGTAAGGCAAATGTAGCTCTCTTGGGGCAAAAGACTTTGGTTTCAGAGCTTTATGATCTGGGCTTTACGAAGATAGCTTCGGTCATGATTATAGGAGTCATCTCTGTCCTTATTCTTATCCTGCTCTTGACCCTACTCCTGAAGACTCAGGTCGGTCTAGCGCTGCGATCAACGGGGGATAATATCCCTATGAGTGAAGCCAATGGGATAAATACCGACAAGATGAAGATTCTGGGCTATATGATTTCTAATGGTTTGATAGCTCTTTGTGGGGCGCTCCTGTGCCAAAATAATGGCTATGCTGATTTGAATTCTGGGGTTGGGACCATTGTGATTGGTTTAGCTTCCATTATCATAGCTGAGGTGGTCATTAGGCATCTGACTATCGGCTGGCGTTTGACCTCTCTTGTCTTAGGAGCTATTGTATACCGTCTGATTATTCTTGCCATTTTGTCTATTCCGGGTATGGATGCTGATTTGGTTAAACTCTTTTCGGCGATACTGTTAGCGACTGTCCTTTTTATCCCAGAATTGCAACAGAAATGGAAGATTCGCCAACCAAAACTAAATTAG
- a CDS encoding ABC transporter ATP-binding protein — protein sequence MSTLLSLQRIHKIFEAGTVNENHVLRGLSLDVQEGDFISIIGGNGAGKSTLMNSLAGTLKLDHGDILLEGKSIRHLSTAKRAQFISRVFQDPKMGTASRLTIEENMAIAHRRGKKRGLSWGVKESDRQDYQQALQELGLHLEKRLKVDTQFLSGGQRQALTLLMASLEKPKVLLLDEHTAALDPKTSDMVMTLTDKIVKNHGLTTLMITHNMEHAIQYGNRLVMLHQGQIIVDLKGNDKRKLTVEELMTLFQQNVGQGLKDDGLVLG from the coding sequence ATGTCAACATTATTATCATTACAAAGGATTCATAAGATTTTTGAAGCTGGTACGGTCAATGAAAACCATGTCTTGCGCGGGCTCAGCCTTGACGTGCAAGAAGGAGACTTCATCTCAATCATCGGAGGCAATGGAGCCGGTAAATCGACTCTAATGAACAGCTTAGCAGGAACTCTGAAACTAGACCATGGGGATATCTTACTTGAAGGCAAGTCCATCAGACACTTATCGACCGCCAAACGGGCACAGTTCATCAGCCGTGTTTTCCAAGACCCTAAGATGGGCACAGCTTCACGCTTAACTATTGAAGAAAACATGGCCATCGCCCATCGTCGTGGTAAAAAACGTGGTCTTAGCTGGGGCGTCAAAGAAAGTGACCGCCAAGATTACCAACAAGCCCTGCAAGAATTAGGACTACATTTAGAAAAGCGTCTCAAAGTAGATACCCAGTTCTTATCAGGTGGACAAAGACAAGCTTTAACGCTTCTAATGGCTTCGCTTGAAAAACCAAAGGTCTTGTTGCTAGATGAACACACTGCCGCTCTAGACCCTAAAACCAGTGATATGGTGATGACCTTAACCGACAAAATTGTCAAAAACCATGGGCTGACTACCCTCATGATTACCCACAATATGGAACATGCTATCCAATATGGTAACCGTTTAGTCATGCTTCATCAAGGCCAAATCATCGTTGATCTTAAGGGCAATGACAAAAGAAAGCTGACTGTTGAAGAGCTGATGACTCTCTTTCAACAAAATGTGGGACAAGGTCTTAAAGATGATGGATTGGTTTTGGGGTAG
- a CDS encoding single-stranded DNA-binding protein: MYNKVIMIGRLVNHPDLIKTPKDKHVCRVSIAVNRRFKNAEGERQVDFVNLVLWGRLAESLASYGSKGSLISLDGELRIRKYEKDGKTAYMTEVLCQSYQLLESRAQRAVRENNLADDLCDLVLDEEALPF; encoded by the coding sequence ATGTATAATAAAGTAATTATGATTGGTCGATTAGTTAACCATCCCGACTTGATAAAGACCCCAAAAGATAAGCATGTGTGCCGAGTTTCAATTGCTGTTAATCGCCGTTTTAAAAATGCTGAAGGTGAGCGTCAAGTTGATTTTGTTAATCTTGTTCTTTGGGGACGATTGGCTGAAAGTCTAGCCTCGTATGGTAGCAAAGGTAGTCTGATTTCGCTTGATGGTGAGCTACGCATCCGCAAGTACGAAAAAGATGGTAAGACGGCTTATATGACCGAAGTCCTATGCCAATCTTATCAACTTTTAGAGAGTCGAGCTCAGCGGGCTGTTAGAGAAAACAACCTGGCTGACGACCTTTGTGATTTGGTTTTAGATGAAGAGGCCTTACCTTTCTAA
- a CDS encoding thioredoxin family protein, which produces MLSPKTYEELAEIMERQDKLVLFFTADWCPDCQFIYPVMPDIEAENNHLTFVAINRDDFMEVAQEWNVFGIPSFIVISKGQEVGRFVSKSRKTKAEINQFLAEYNQAEKEE; this is translated from the coding sequence ATGCTTAGTCCTAAAACCTATGAAGAATTAGCTGAGATAATGGAACGGCAAGATAAGCTTGTTCTCTTTTTTACGGCGGATTGGTGCCCAGACTGCCAATTCATCTATCCTGTCATGCCTGACATTGAAGCTGAGAATAATCATCTAACGTTTGTTGCTATTAACCGTGACGATTTCATGGAAGTGGCTCAGGAATGGAATGTTTTTGGCATTCCGAGTTTTATCGTGATTTCAAAAGGACAGGAAGTCGGCCGTTTTGTCAGTAAATCACGGAAAACAAAGGCTGAGATTAATCAGTTTTTGGCAGAATACAATCAAGCAGAAAAGGAAGAATAA
- the dusB gene encoding tRNA dihydrouridine synthase DusB has translation MTKLNSSFMIGTVEIPHRTVLAPMAGVTNSAFRTIAKEFGAGLVVMEMISEKGLLYNNEKTLHMLHIDETEHPMSIQLFGGDAEGLKRAADFIQTNTKADIVDINMGCPVNKVVKNEAGAKWLRDPDKIYHIVSEVTSVLDIPLTVKMRTGWADSSLAVENALAAESAGVAALAMHGRTREQMYTGSCDHETLARVSKALTKIPFIGNGDVRSVQDAKFMIEEIGVDAVMIGRAAMNNPYLFTQINHFFETGEELPDLPFAKKLDIAEDHLTRLINLKGETIAVREFRGLAPHYLRGTAGAAKVRGAVSRADTLAQVQEIFAQVR, from the coding sequence ATGACAAAGCTTAATTCATCTTTTATGATTGGGACTGTTGAAATCCCACACCGTACTGTTTTAGCCCCTATGGCTGGCGTCACAAACTCTGCCTTTAGGACTATCGCCAAAGAATTTGGTGCTGGTCTAGTGGTTATGGAGATGATTTCGGAAAAAGGGCTCCTTTACAACAACGAAAAAACCTTGCACATGCTCCACATTGATGAGACAGAGCACCCTATGTCTATCCAACTCTTTGGGGGCGATGCTGAAGGTTTAAAACGGGCTGCCGATTTCATCCAAACCAACACTAAGGCTGATATTGTAGACATCAACATGGGTTGCCCGGTCAATAAGGTTGTCAAAAACGAAGCCGGTGCCAAATGGTTGCGTGACCCTGATAAGATCTATCATATCGTCTCCGAAGTTACCTCAGTTCTCGATATTCCACTGACTGTTAAGATGCGCACCGGCTGGGCAGACAGCTCATTAGCTGTTGAGAATGCTCTAGCTGCCGAGTCAGCAGGCGTCGCTGCGCTTGCTATGCACGGTCGGACGCGTGAGCAGATGTACACTGGAAGCTGTGACCACGAGACCCTCGCACGTGTCTCTAAAGCACTGACCAAAATTCCTTTTATCGGCAATGGCGATGTGCGTAGTGTCCAAGATGCTAAGTTTATGATTGAGGAAATCGGCGTCGATGCTGTGATGATTGGACGCGCAGCCATGAACAACCCTTACTTGTTTACTCAAATCAACCACTTTTTTGAGACGGGTGAAGAGTTACCTGATCTTCCATTTGCCAAAAAACTGGACATTGCTGAGGACCACTTGACCCGTTTGATTAATCTCAAGGGGGAAACCATTGCTGTCCGGGAATTTCGCGGTTTAGCTCCCCATTATTTACGTGGGACTGCTGGGGCTGCTAAAGTCCGTGGAGCTGTATCACGCGCCGATACTTTGGCTCAAGTCCAAGAGATTTTTGCCCAAGTTCGCTAA
- the proC gene encoding pyrroline-5-carboxylate reductase has protein sequence MKIGFIGVGKMARAIIQGLKTGPDQIIISGSSLQRSKEIATELDLDYAQSHQELIDQVDFLILGIKPQAYETVLSPLTFKQPVMSMAAGITLAKLAELVGSELPLIRIMPNMNAQILKSTTAITCNDQVNQETKELAETIVTSFGSCFDISETDFDTFTALAGSSPAYIYLFIEAMAKAGVAHGLPKEKALHIISETVIASAQQLLEGQDSPNDLIDKICSPGGTTIAGLLELERTGMPSSISSAITKTIEKAKHI, from the coding sequence ATGAAAATAGGCTTCATCGGCGTAGGAAAAATGGCTCGAGCAATCATTCAAGGCCTTAAAACAGGTCCAGATCAGATTATTATTTCAGGCTCTTCCCTCCAACGCTCAAAAGAAATCGCTACGGAGCTTGATCTCGACTATGCTCAGTCTCATCAAGAGTTGATTGACCAAGTTGATTTTTTGATTTTAGGAATAAAGCCACAGGCCTATGAGACTGTTCTAAGCCCCTTAACCTTTAAACAACCCGTCATGTCTATGGCAGCAGGCATTACCCTAGCCAAGCTAGCAGAATTAGTCGGCTCTGAATTACCACTCATCCGCATCATGCCTAACATGAATGCTCAAATTCTTAAAAGCACTACCGCAATCACGTGTAATGACCAAGTCAATCAAGAAACTAAAGAACTAGCTGAAACAATTGTAACTTCTTTTGGCTCTTGCTTTGATATTAGCGAAACAGACTTTGACACCTTTACAGCTTTAGCTGGCTCAAGTCCAGCTTATATTTACTTGTTTATTGAGGCGATGGCTAAAGCTGGGGTTGCACATGGCCTACCAAAAGAAAAAGCCTTACATATTATCAGTGAAACAGTCATAGCTAGCGCACAACAATTATTAGAGGGACAAGACTCCCCTAATGACCTAATTGACAAGATTTGCAGTCCGGGGGGAACAACCATCGCTGGGCTACTAGAACTTGAACGGACTGGGATGCCATCATCAATCAGCTCTGCTATTACCAAGACGATTGAAAAAGCTAAGCATATATAA
- a CDS encoding CPBP family intramembrane glutamic endopeptidase — MQTFLSKLKWIFLAIAILVVEQAPLLLIKKGQALWQVLLLTLVMLAIAIGGFWLAKKLGFFATKKVSDYGPALWVGLGFVALTVVKVIGAMLLFFEHGAKANTTNQAMLENAGLHPLLLFMLAAVVAPMIEELIFRGLVYGKTFGRHSWLGLLLSSFLFGLIHLPSDIGSWVIYGGMGIALGLVYMFTNKLSYTIAIHALNNGIAVVLMLLMQQN; from the coding sequence ATGCAAACTTTTTTATCAAAACTAAAATGGATTTTCTTAGCTATCGCTATCCTCGTGGTTGAGCAGGCGCCTCTGCTTTTAATAAAAAAAGGGCAAGCTCTCTGGCAGGTTTTGCTCTTAACCCTTGTGATGTTAGCTATTGCTATTGGGGGCTTTTGGCTTGCTAAAAAACTTGGTTTCTTTGCTACTAAGAAAGTTAGTGATTACGGCCCAGCCTTGTGGGTTGGATTAGGCTTTGTCGCGTTGACAGTCGTTAAGGTTATTGGTGCAATGCTCCTCTTTTTTGAGCATGGCGCAAAAGCAAACACTACCAATCAGGCTATGTTGGAAAATGCTGGGCTCCATCCCCTCCTCCTTTTTATGTTAGCTGCAGTAGTAGCTCCAATGATTGAAGAGCTTATTTTCCGTGGTCTTGTTTATGGTAAAACTTTTGGACGACACTCTTGGTTAGGTCTCCTTTTAAGTAGTTTTCTCTTTGGCCTTATCCACTTGCCATCAGATATTGGTTCATGGGTCATCTATGGTGGAATGGGCATCGCTCTAGGACTAGTCTATATGTTTACAAACAAACTTTCTTATACCATAGCTATACATGCTCTTAACAACGGTATAGCAGTTGTCCTCATGCTGCTTATGCAACAAAATTAA
- a CDS encoding ABC transporter substrate-binding protein: MKTIFRFAMVTLALLGLTACRQEVATGKNHVKVGIIQYAEHPALDAAQKGFIKALNEAGYKEGQNLKLTRKNAQGEQANLQTMVDQLAGKNDLNFAIATPAAQAMVNADQETPTIFTAVTDPISAGLVKSLAKPGGTVTGTLDAGDVSQQIEVLTKAIPKAKKVGIFYNSSEVNSQIQAKAAKKALNRKGLDVVIKTVTSSNDVQQVMASLAAQVDAVYLPTDNTVASTATTIGEILKEAKVPAIGSDAAYLDAVLLTSGVDYQAIGHAAGEQALKILKGKKVSELPVQKPQKPQKPQVKINEAMAKVLGIDTSTLKAALN; encoded by the coding sequence ATGAAAACAATATTTCGATTTGCGATGGTTACATTAGCTTTACTCGGTTTAACAGCTTGCCGCCAAGAAGTAGCGACTGGCAAGAATCATGTTAAAGTTGGTATTATCCAATATGCTGAGCACCCAGCTTTGGATGCTGCCCAAAAAGGCTTTATCAAAGCTTTAAATGAGGCAGGCTATAAAGAAGGCCAAAACCTTAAGCTAACCCGAAAAAATGCTCAAGGAGAACAAGCTAACCTGCAAACAATGGTAGATCAGCTAGCAGGTAAAAATGATCTTAATTTTGCCATAGCAACGCCAGCAGCTCAGGCCATGGTTAATGCTGATCAGGAAACACCGACGATCTTTACGGCAGTTACAGATCCTATATCAGCGGGCTTGGTCAAATCTTTAGCAAAACCTGGTGGAACTGTTACGGGAACCCTTGATGCGGGTGATGTCAGTCAACAAATTGAAGTATTGACCAAAGCTATCCCCAAAGCCAAGAAAGTGGGTATTTTTTACAATTCTAGTGAAGTCAATTCTCAAATCCAAGCTAAGGCAGCTAAAAAAGCCTTAAATCGTAAGGGACTTGATGTTGTTATCAAAACGGTAACAAGTAGTAATGATGTTCAACAAGTCATGGCTAGCTTAGCAGCTCAAGTTGATGCCGTTTATTTGCCCACAGATAATACAGTGGCTTCAACAGCAACGACTATTGGAGAAATCTTGAAAGAAGCCAAAGTGCCAGCTATTGGTAGTGATGCGGCCTATCTAGATGCTGTATTACTCACATCAGGTGTTGATTATCAGGCTATCGGTCATGCTGCGGGAGAGCAGGCACTTAAAATCCTAAAAGGTAAAAAAGTTTCTGAGCTCCCTGTTCAAAAACCTCAAAAACCTCAAAAACCTCAAGTCAAGATTAATGAGGCCATGGCTAAAGTACTTGGCATAGATACCTCAACATTAAAAGCAGCCCTGAACTAG